TTGGTTATATTCACTAAAATTTAGGTTTTCCAGTGTTTTTAAAgtgcagttttaaaaatataatctcAAATTGCACCTGTTTACTGATAAAAACCCAAATTATCTGAAATACAATAAGAACACATACTGTTAGGAGGTCAACATTTCTCGTCATACAATCCATCCTTAAATACTGTTATTTTGACTTCAGTCCCCACTTTATATTCACCTAACTGTTCATACACTATAATCATTCCATCCAAATCCAACTCATCACCATCAGTGGCAAAAAATTGTAGATTtttgaaatcttttaaaataggTGCGATAGCTTTTGACATGTTCGTCTTTAAAAAGTTGCCACGCTCTGCGTCTGTTTCAGAAACCTTTTTCACAAGTTTATCTGCATATTTTTTCACTGCAGCCTTGAAGTCGGATTTTGAAGCAATGCTTGGAATTTCTTGGAGGTTAGCACCATCGATAATATTTCCAATTAAGATAGCATCACTTTTTACATCCTCAGCAGTATCTTCTGCAGATTTATTACCACCTATGGCACTCTCGTCAATTTCAGTGGAACATTCAATCAATTTTCCAGTCACAACATAAACCAGATCATCCACTAGTTCGATTTTGAAAGCGTCTGTGAACACATCCTTTTCTAAAAAGATGGATGTACTGATTACTCATGGTGACATTGTCTGGGCGAATTCAAATAATGTCTGACTAACATTGTCTGttttgaatattattttaaagaaagtttTAGAACTAACTGGATTATTCATATATCAAAATACTGTATCTGAAACTGTCACTTTACTTTGGTTTTCATTGTCATGGATTGTATGATAATTTAGGCTAAATTTGTAAGCTAAGGTTTAGTCAAGCAATGTctttaacaataataataacaaactttttttagctGAATCTGAGGCTCAGTTTTTTTGTGTAGTGCAGtatcaaaattaatttgtttgaAAACAGTGACCcacatagaaaaataaaataaaatgacccaaaaaccaattttttaaacatgatCACAGATGCATATTCAGATATCACACACAACATACAAAGAATTAACCACTTAATTAATCACTCAAAACTGTTTCTACAGTTGTgagcccctcctggaaatattaGACAAGGTATATTCTTCGTTATTTGTGAGGCctgccatgtaaaatatgtacatctATCCATTACCAGCAgcaagcctatcaataagaaaataacacccaaGCAATAAATCGCTCTCCAAAGTTACAATAATTGGTCAAGCAAGCCGAATAAATGAAACAAGTTTATAAAACgcatattttattacaaaattttttttatttattttatcatctttttttatatattttagttaatttttactGGAAATAATAACATTGATTTTCACGTGAGAGGAACTTCTATTGCCCAGCCAGAAAAACTTTTTGTGGAATCAGGGGAGCAAtcaatggctcagctagtttctcgtttctcagaattgggcaaCCTTTGTGTGAGCAAGAGCTATTGCTctcccttattgataggcctgcagtAGAATTTCTCCAATTTTTTTAGGAGAATTATTACAAAGCGAATTGTGGCAACAAATTATACCTGCacaatatcttttttatttccacaagaaaaaaaaaacatgtggcaaatctaaaaaaatactaatgtaagcacttttcatcaataaaaaaaaaacaattatttataattctttccagagttttttaaactgaaccAGAGGTGTAATATGATGTTTGACATACTCAGAAAAACgaggaaattttaaaattttgaaagtgcatttctttcttaattttccAGGGTATTATCAAACTGGGTATCACCAGaattattttgttgcaaaaattttACCTCTGCTtctaaaaatgaagaaaaaaaaaggaaatattttattttcacgATTTCGTTTGAACACATAAGgcctatacaagcttacccagaTAATTCATCGCAAACAAAGTTGACATCCCCAAATATTGGgttattgcaaaaaaaattccgaAACATTCTACCATTTAAGCCAAAttgttaaaacaaaatcaaaacaaactgtaCATGATCAGTTAAATTTTGCTGGGAGTTTGCCATTCATTTTGCTTTTCGAAAATCCCCCTTATGACAAACAAtaaaatcaacaacaaaaattagagAAACATCGCTTggtctttttaaattctgatgtCAAAACAAACTGTACATGATCAGTTAAATTTTGCTGGGAGTTTGCCATTCATTTTGCTTTTCGAAAATCCCCCTTATGACAAACAAtaaaatcaacaacaaaaattagagAAACATCGCTTggtctttttaaattctgatgaACAGTTATCGCGAAATTATCAAGAAATGTATTAGTAAGTTCAGTTTTTGATTTTTGGTAGTGACAGGGGTGAATAGATTTGTTATGTGATTTAAAATCTTTGAATATATATGTAGCGTATGATAGAACAATACGTAAGACATTTGCATATTATGTTGCGTGGTCTTGTTGTAGCTTATTTTAAAGTTAAGCATTGCTAGAAACTGACAATTAAAAATAAGGTTAAATTCTACTTGTCGACATATCACAGATTGCCTGGaccaattattattattctaaatatttatacaggatatagccacttcattATTGGAAATACTGTTACTAACATGGGTCCTGTGTTCTCACATGGCATCGGTTagcccgtagctgtggtaaagacacttgctaaacatgacCGCACTTTGGACCGAACCACAGACTTTGTGATTGCGAAGCAAAACCCATAATCACAAGGCCACACGCATGGAGTAATATAAATGTCACCAGCAGAGGTACAACTTCACTCACTAGTGGctgcaaaaagaaatatattctGTACTCAATTTATGTTGGCCTAATACATTTTCTAAAAGTCTATTTGGAGTTTGTTGcctaggtaaaaaaaaataatcgagTTTACACATTCAATTTCATAAACAAATCCAGgccttttcaggagaggcgtgcaatAGCATGCGCACACCTCCACACACACGCAAAATGGCTTAGGCGTGCTATTGATAGCACctgcaaaatgacaaattttataagaagttaACCAGTGCAGCACACCCAAAAACACACCTAAAATACATGAGGCGTGCTTTTTGGCACACACGTattaaaattttcctgaaaaggCCTGCAAATCAAATATATTTCATGATCAAACACTCATACAGAAACGCTAAACAGTTGGACTgggttaaaatataaattattaaaaagaaatatgaGTGGCTTTCATAGAGACAAAAGGAAGAAAATTAGACAGTACATAGAAAGGATGAAAGGGTCAAGCATACAGAACTATTACTAGAGCCCTTATATGCAAACAaggcaaaataataataataatattaggaTAACATAAACTAATTAGGCTATTTGTTAACGCACTGTCTTAATCTTTATTTCCTCTCCTTGTGCAGCAAAATTTCAAAGCtttgatatataaaaaaattgtcaaatttgTATGACGGAACTCTAAAAGATAttgaccaaaataattaaaatattttgcgcATGACCTAACTCGAAGATTCTTTCTGGCTAAACACTGTATTTCTGCAACcgccattttaaaaaccacacttTGTTCCACATCCTTATTAGACTATTTGATATGCTAATTAGGTCATTCTCGCAGGAATTAAATATTTCGTCGACCCGTCGTTACTTTTCGTTGAAATTTTAATAAGTTAAGTGCAGCATTGGCAAGAATCAAAATAGCAAATGATATGGatgcaattatttttttgcaaaagttaaaaatatgatttcataTCCTGGAAGTTTGCTCTACTAATTCAaacattgtattttatttaatatgaATCCATAAAAGACTAGATCAATGCAAGACAATTTAAGCGTCTCACAATTGTGTGAATAATTTATTTATGGCGAAAGTGTACCTTATGGCAAAAATTGTTCCTTTGTACACtagcatttattattttttttttaaagtagttTTCCAATGAAGAAATATTAACTTCGTCAACAAACAGTTTCCTCTCTGTCAACGGCAAATTGGCcgttagggggggggggggggagggggcaaTACATTGtccgttaaaaatataaaaatgaagaCAAATTTCACTTTAtcaccttttttatatatattttagggaAATGAAAAGAATTCAACAAATAAGAAAATGTTTCCACAGTTAAAATCTGCCATAATCTAggattggtttaaaaaaatggaTTTCGCGTTTGTAAAGTCTCCACAAAGATTGTTTCGTAAAGCGCTGGGGCATGGCTGTTTCGCTACAGTCAAACCgcggacaaaattaaaatggcttccacaattttttcgaaattttgtatttgtatcattttttaagttattgaaactttttttgtattgttttaattttactgaaataaaaagtattaaaacgatCTACTTTTctcctttttaaatatataaatatgttatacatgtgtgttatggatttcgagttatttcgtcaaagaaaacacacaaaattaaaaaaaaaacattatttttggcgaatgtatttttaaatcttttcttCTATTATGATAAACTAAAATGTTGAAACCGTCGACTCTGAATgacgttttatttaatatatagatGTCACATATTTGGCCCAAAAAACCTTAGGACCAAATaacctttggacaatttcggacagactaATATTTTATCTAAATCATCTTTAATGGTCTTAaaatccaaagtaatgttttttatttagctaATAAATGAACTTTAAGCATACATAAGGCTCTTAAGGCCGTTTTTCACATAGTtctcacatttggcccaaaTACAACCCTTTGGACAGTTTCGGACAAtaagtaattttcattccagatatttaacctaacctgtggactataaaaaacatgtttttttaacattattccAGAGATTTTGTGGAAGACATTtatctaaatgataatttttaagtcatttttagacattttggcctaaatttaccaatttcggacaggtgtccaaaaaaaattttcttttaataatatggacaatttatctcagattattattctttttacagaatataaaaaccttattttgttcttgagatatcctgttttaactgagagggtaaatccaattatttttttgtagcatTTTTGTCTGCTCCGAAACAGCTGTGGGGGAGGGCCAAAACTCTATTGAACGCCAAATTTGCCGCTAACAGAGACGAAAAATTATGTAGGGGAAATATGAGTGCTGTTAAAGGGCAGAAGGAGAGAGCAAGTCTAGCGGCCAATTTGCCGTTAACAGAGACAAAAACTGTTTGTCAATGGCCCATAATGGAAATGGCTGAATATTGATTTAATCTTTCTTTTATATAGCGAAGAATATTAATTGATATCATACAGCTATTTCAAAATAATCATCAGTAACTAATCCGAAGAGAGATATTGAAGGAATATTATTACAACTCTACGAATAAAAGCAATGAATAAAAACaactaaataaaatcaaaaaatattcttcaaaaCTGATAAGAATAAAATTCGGGATTCCATACCTGTAAAAATATCCTTATAAAGTCTCATGATGTTAAATGTAAAGTCAGATATGGATGAACtgattctgtttttattttcgccGGATCAAAAGGACGATGTAGGCAGTTGTCTCAGCCTATGAAGTTTATAACTGTGAAAAATTACATAAGTCCCAACCTACCCTCTCGCAAGAACTCTAACAAATACTTAGCTGGTTGTGAAGCAATGTTTGTATTAACCGGGTAAGAAATTTGCCGGAATCGGAAATTTTGATTTATGCCCCAGCCAGGCCAAAGCCATCCAAGTATGGTCTAATAGACAAAATCCTAATTGTCATACATGCCCCACATAAAGCAATTACGTCCAA
Above is a window of Hydractinia symbiolongicarpus strain clone_291-10 chromosome 3, HSymV2.1, whole genome shotgun sequence DNA encoding:
- the LOC130635607 gene encoding translationally-controlled tumor protein homolog; its protein translation is MRLYKDIFTEKDVFTDAFKIELVDDLVYVVTGKLIECSTEIDESAIGGNKSAEDTAEDVKSDAILIGNIIDGANLQEIPSIASKSDFKAAVKKYADKLVKKVSETDAERGNFLKTNMSKAIAPILKDFKNLQFFATDGDELDLDGMIIVYEQLGEYKVGTEVKITVFKDGLYDEKC